In the genome of Ptychodera flava strain L36383 chromosome 13, AS_Pfla_20210202, whole genome shotgun sequence, one region contains:
- the LOC139148116 gene encoding steroid 17-alpha-hydroxylase/17,20 lyase-like: MVSLTIGAIQNFLSSPTYVLLVIVLMLVIAALWSMHIPAGFPPGPRGLPFIGSLGALATDPVYNITDFAKKYGDIYSLKIGRERIIVLNNIELVREALVKKQNAFAGRPVVHSLDLFSEGGEDIICGNFTAKWKILRKIAHQAIRNYASGDKLEKLVTKDAFPRLKKAIEDNNGEPFDPQPLLMLLVCNVMATMCFGQNYELEDTEFKDILKFIKDVNESFGNGLMADLEPIFKYIPTNGLRVYKKILKAWFSLIQSKVDEHKIKMHEENVSDLVDDVLKIQADAKAAGEDQADLLTDVNVRQIVSDIFGAGIDTTINTMYWCVAYLVNYPDVQTKVQEEINDVIGQRLPMISDKGKLPYCEAVIHEVMRIRTVAPVSVPHETIEETSVGGYNVPKGTQIWTNLWKIHMDEKYWKEPEEFRPERFLDEDGQALPKQDSFLPFSAGRRVCVGEVLAKNEMLLIFVCLFQQFTFLPPPGKEKPSLKPTFETLVTRCIPYEVVARERISISGESCT, encoded by the exons ATGGTTTCTTTAACGATTGGAGCGATTCAGAACTTCCTCAGCAGTCCAACCTATGTGTTGTTGGTGATCGTACTGATGCTAGTTATAGCTGCACTATGGAGCATGCACATACCTGCAGGTTTTCCTCCAGGACCGAGAGGCTTACCGTTCATTGGAAGCCTAGGAG CTCTCGCCACGGATCCTGTTTATAACATCACAGACTTCGCCAAGAAATATGGAGATATTTATTCCCTGAAAATCGGAAGGGAGCGAATCATTGTACTCAATAACATTGAGCTTGTCCGGGAAGCTTTGGTAAAGAAGCAGAACGCATTTGCTGGTAGACCCGTGGTTCATAGCC TCGACTTATTCAGTGAGGGAGGAGAAGATATTATCTGCGGTAACTTCACTGCGAAGTGGAAGATTTTGCGTAAAATTGCTCATCAAGCAATAag GAATTATGCAAGTGGAGACAAATTGGAAAAGCTAGTGACGAAAGATGCATTTCCTCGTCTTAAGAAAGCTATTGAAGATAATAATGGAGAGCCATTTGATCCACAGCCCTTACTGATGTTGTTAGTCTGCAATGTGATGGCGACTATGTGTTTTGGTCAAAA TTATGAACTTGAAGATACCGAGTTCAAGGATATCTTGAAGTTCATCAAAGATGTCAACGAAAGCTTTGGGAATGGTTTAATGGCTGACTTAGAGCCAATATTCAAGTACATACCAACCAACGGCCTTCGCGTATACAAGAAAATCTTAAAGGCGTGGTTTTCTCTTATCCAGTCAAAAGTCGATGAGCATAAGATAAAAATGCACGAAG AGAACGTCTCTGACCTTGTCGATGACGTTCTGAAGATCCAAGCTGATGCTAAGGCTGCAGGTGAAGATCAAGCTGATTTGTTGACGGATGTTAATGTACGGCAAATAGTTTCAGATATCTTTGGAG CCGGGATTGACACTACTATTAATACCATGTATTGGTGCGTAGCCTACTTGGTAAACTACCCGGATGTGCAGACAAAGGTACAAGAGGAAATAAACGACGTCATCGGACAAAGACTACCGATGATATCTGACAAGGGTAAATTACCGTACTGTGAAGCAGTAATTCACGAAGTCATGAGAATAAGAACAGTCGCACCTGTCAGTGTTCCCCATGAAACAATCGAGGAGACTTCTGTTG GTGGCTACAACGTTCCCAAAGGAACTCAAATATGGACAAACCTGTGGAAGATTCACATGGATGAGAAATACTGGAAGGAGCCCGAAGAATTCCGTCCGG AACGATTTTTGGATGAAGATGGCCAGGCTTTGCCAAAGCAAGACAGTTTCCTTCCGTTCTCTGCCGGACGTCGTGTATGCGTTGGAGAGGTTTTGGCAAAGAATGAAATGCTACTGATATTCGTCTGCCTGTTTCAGCAGTTTACTTTCTTACCACCACCAGGCAAGGAGAAACCAAGCTTGAAACCAACTTTTGAAACTCTTGTTACCAGATGTATTCCATACGAAGTAGTAGCTAGGGAACGCATCTCCATCTCTGGAGAATCTTGCACTTAA